A genomic window from Populus alba chromosome 19, ASM523922v2, whole genome shotgun sequence includes:
- the LOC118054904 gene encoding uncharacterized protein yields the protein MDDVLDEWSTAILRWKMEEAEENTHSRQKIRCSFLGTPCFCFNQVVRRRDIALKIKEVNEKVDDIAKERAKYGFDLYKATDELQRPTTTSFVDESSVIGRDGEKRNVVSKLLAEK from the coding sequence ATGGATGACGTGCTAGATGAATGGAGCACTGCAATTCTTAGATGGAAAATGGAGGAAGCTGAAGAAAATACTCACAGCCGACAGAAGATACGGTGTTCCTTCCTGGGGACTCCTTGCTTTTGTTTCAATCAAGTGGTTCGACGTCGCGACATTGCCCTGAAGATCAAAGAAGTTAATGAAAAAGTGGATGACATTGCCAAAGAGAGAGCTAAGTATGGCTTTGATCTGTACAAAGCCACTGATGAACTCCAGCGACCAACAACTACCTCCTTTGTTGATGAATCAAGCGTGATTGGTCGAGATGGTGAAAAGAGAAATGTTGTAAGCAAGTTGCTGGCTGAAAAGTAG
- the LOC140954175 gene encoding putative disease resistance protein RGA1 → MSAKRLTDIGDKIANKCKGLPLAAKVLGGLMQSKRTREEWERVLSSELWRLDEVDRDQIERRIFIPLLLSYYDLPSVVRRCFLYCAMFPKDYKMGKHELVKMWMAQGYLKETSGGDMELVGEQYFQVLAARSFFQDFERHRFEGMKFKMHDIVHDFAQYMTKNECLTVDVNTLGEATVETSIERVRHLSMMLSEETFFPESIHKAKGLRSLLIHTTDPSLGAALPDLFKQLTCIRSLNLSESSIEEISNQVVKLIHLRHLNLASCRELESLPETMCDLCNLQSLDVTYCRSLKELPRAIGKLIKLRHLQIDGSGVAFIPKGIERITCLRTLDKFIVGGVYENESKAANLRELKNLNHIGGTLNIRNLGGGKEDASDAAEAQLKNKKRLLSLGLGFNHNQDNGILIEGLQPPPNLENLTISRYEGLDLPNWMMTLTRLQKLRLVHCGNVEVLPPLGRLSNLERLELTLLKVRRLDAGFLGIEKDENASINEGEIARVTAFPKLKKLKIQILGEVEEWVGIERRVGEEDANTTSIISIMPQLQQLMIRLCPMLRALPDYVLAAPLQELEIRSCPNLRKRYGKEEMGEDWQKISHIPKIYFDDT, encoded by the coding sequence ATGAGCGCAAAAAGATTGACAGATATCGGCGATAAAATTGCAAACAAGTGCAAGGGCTTGCCTCTAGCTGCCAAGGTATTAGGAGGTCTAATGCAGTctaaaagaacaagagaagAATGGGAACGTGTTTTATCTAGCGAACTGTGGAGGCTAGATGAGGTTGATAGAGATCAGATTGAACGACGAATATTTATACCTTTGCTTTTGAGTTACTACGATTTACCTTCTGTGGTAAGACGATGTTTCTTGTATTGTGCCATGTTTCCAAAAGACTACAAGATGGGAAAACATGAATTGGTGAAGATGTGGATGGCTCAAGGTTACCTCAAGGAGACTTCAGGTGGAGATATGGAGCTTGTAGGAGAGCAGTACTTTCAAGTCTTAGCAGCGCGCTCTTTCTTCCAAGATTTTGAGAGGCATCGGTTTGAAGGAATGAAATTCAAGATGCATGATATAGTGCATGATTTTGCCCAATATATGACAAAAAATGAATGTCTAACAGTGGATGTCAATACACTTGGAGAAGCAACAGTGGAGACTTCAATTGAAAGGGTTCGTCATTTAAGCATGATGCTGTCAGAGGAGACCTTTTTTCCTGAGTCCATTCACAAAGCAAAAGGTCTTCGCAGCCTCTTGATCCACACTACAGACCCTTCGCTTGGAGCTGCACTACCTGATTTATTCAAGCAGTTAACATGCATCAGGTCATTGAATTTGTCAGAGTCTTCTATCGAAGAAATATCAAATCAGGTAGTGAAATTGATACATTTGAGACACCTCAATTTGGCATCTTGTAGAGAGTTGGAGTCCCTGCCAGAAACCATGTGTGATTTATGCAATCTGCAATCCCTAGACGTTACTTATTGTCGTTCTCTCAAGGAATTACCTCGGGCGATTGGAAAACTTATCAAATTAAGGCATCTCCAGATTGATGGTTCAGGTGTGGCCTTCATACCAAAGGGAATAGAGAGGATAACATGTCTTCGAACATTAGATAAGTTTATTGTGGGGGGTGTTTATGAGAATGAAAGTAAAGCAGCTAATCTACgagaattaaaaaacttaaatcacaTTGGAGGGACTCTTAATATACGGAATCTAGGAGGAGGTAAAGAAGATGCGAGTGACGCTGCAGAAGCTCAACTCAAGAATAAGAAGCGCCTGCTTAGTTTGGGATTAGGTTTCAACCACAACCAGGATAACGGCATTTTAATTGAAGGTCTACAGCCTCCGCCAAACTTGGAAAATCTAACCATATCTAGGTACGAAGGGTTGGATTTGCCAAATTGGATGATGACATTAACCAGATTACAGAAGCTTAGACTTGTTCATTGTGGAAACGTGGAGGTCTTGCCTCCGTTAGGAAGATTGTCCAACCTTGAAAGACTGGAATTGACGTTGTTGAAGGTGAGAAGGTTGGATGCTGGATTTTTAGGTATAGAAAAAGATGAGAATGCCAGTATTAATGAAGGAGAAATTGCAAGGGTCACTGCTTtccccaaattaaaaaaacttaagattCAAATTCTCGGAGAAGTAGAAGAGTGGGTTGGAATTGAAAGGAGAGTGGGAGAAGAAGATGCCAACACAACTTCAATAATATCCATTATGCCACAACTTCAACAGTTGATGATTCGTTTGTGCCCGATGTTGAGAGCACTACCAGACTATGTTTTGGCAGCGCCTCTACAGGAA